In one Butyrivibrio proteoclasticus B316 genomic region, the following are encoded:
- a CDS encoding cell surface protein, with protein sequence MKKKFLNKQLVKAIAVGISASMALQPVTVFAGNEDSNVPDPSGEDVIEKVENTPLDSVKNAEKDFADSINKEQNGLAKSVEDISKNIGNVFDEATDSASDGDTSVPNSDTSNDNTITNKELKKVYDDNADKIQEDANALSGNIEVLQGDVKKLNTGKENISGAQDTRNEAVDNLDKPIANVESAANEATEAYKDVADSIEKVSQKIEDANTQAEADAAYKEAEELANKANQDFEAAESNFNTTKEAFEKALDEANKAQEAYLAAIDAANGKAAEAKKHLEEAQVNVNKLNSDLEEATEALTIARENAEAAKELDVQRKEQELKEATESSNKAKKELSDIKGKIKQAEKAKRAKAEAENDAKNLAEEKKDTIKAGTQAAADVKKAEDDAKKLAEEKKDTIKAGTQAAADVKKAEDDAKKLAEEKKDTIKAGTQAAADVKKAEDDAKKLAEEKKDTIKEGTKAAQDVKDAEGKITLAQNKKTELENSKAVLDNVEGVWDTGHNKAIAFELIRIWVRETDPNATVMMTGTEHFTDFRGAGYHYFVVNINGVDRYFDFRTPGGSIFGSNKNEITVFEKQGKSNKRIDSSKIKSRNDYLNDYDNKLEEAKKAITNAENYAKNLAEEKKDTIKAGTQAAADVKKAEDDAKKLAEEKKDTIKAGTQAAADVKKAEDDAKKLAEEKKDTIKAGTQAAADVKKAEDDAKKLAEEKKDTIKAGTQAEADVKKAQDHAKHVADKVKNVIDEGTKASEKLDVVEKNFKDLYKVQRKKEADLELAQKYTKEYEAVLNYYNKLATAASEANEKLNNASDELKKVNAAIDNLTTNDVTGEPNDKVTKRLNDLKEQYKEAKAAFAAAQKAQKNANDELAKAEEKLADKKAEIAEIIRRNAENSAKSNQSDDNRNADAVYSGDNDLGNEADSTVDVITAVATAKTLTAKVPSLAVNTQAVPAVLGAKKSSKAGTKIATVNVVAKADSNDTQVAGSDATVAVSEDAAMTEENNAKSEESTTSENKNDLNGGATEIAETEMPLAAAPSEKKSPLPAVIVAILAAVGISVEEVVRRNSKKNKADQKSDKK encoded by the coding sequence ATGAAAAAGAAATTTTTAAACAAGCAACTCGTTAAAGCAATTGCAGTAGGAATTAGTGCCAGCATGGCTCTTCAGCCAGTTACAGTATTTGCTGGAAACGAGGATAGCAATGTGCCAGATCCAAGTGGTGAAGACGTCATCGAAAAAGTTGAGAATACACCACTCGATAGTGTAAAAAATGCAGAGAAAGATTTTGCTGATTCAATTAACAAAGAACAGAATGGCTTGGCAAAATCTGTTGAGGATATTAGTAAAAACATTGGTAATGTATTTGATGAAGCAACAGATTCAGCTTCTGATGGCGATACATCAGTTCCAAATAGTGATACATCAAATGATAATACTATAACAAACAAAGAGCTTAAAAAAGTATATGATGATAATGCAGACAAGATTCAGGAAGATGCGAATGCTCTTTCTGGTAATATAGAGGTTTTGCAGGGAGACGTAAAAAAACTTAATACAGGTAAAGAGAACATTTCTGGTGCACAGGATACTAGAAACGAAGCTGTAGATAATCTTGACAAGCCAATTGCTAATGTTGAGTCAGCTGCAAATGAAGCTACAGAGGCATATAAAGACGTTGCCGATAGTATTGAAAAAGTCAGCCAGAAAATTGAAGATGCTAATACTCAGGCTGAGGCAGACGCTGCATATAAGGAAGCTGAAGAACTTGCTAATAAAGCTAATCAGGACTTCGAAGCGGCTGAGAGTAACTTTAATACTACAAAAGAAGCTTTTGAGAAAGCACTTGATGAAGCAAATAAAGCCCAGGAAGCTTATCTTGCTGCAATTGATGCTGCAAATGGTAAGGCTGCAGAAGCAAAAAAACATCTTGAAGAAGCACAGGTAAATGTAAATAAGTTAAATTCAGATCTTGAAGAAGCAACTGAGGCTCTTACTATAGCAAGAGAGAATGCCGAAGCAGCAAAAGAGCTTGATGTACAACGCAAGGAGCAGGAACTTAAGGAAGCTACAGAATCTAGTAATAAAGCCAAAAAAGAATTAAGTGACATTAAAGGCAAAATTAAACAGGCGGAAAAAGCAAAGCGTGCTAAAGCAGAAGCCGAGAATGATGCTAAGAATCTTGCAGAAGAGAAGAAAGATACAATTAAAGCAGGAACACAGGCAGCAGCTGATGTAAAGAAGGCTGAGGACGACGCTAAGAAACTCGCAGAAGAGAAAAAAGATACAATTAAAGCAGGAACACAGGCAGCAGCTGATGTAAAGAAGGCTGAGGACGATGCTAAGAAACTCGCAGAAGAGAAGAAAGATACAATTAAAGCAGGAACACAGGCAGCAGCTGATGTAAAGAAGGCTGAGGACGATGCGAAAAAGCTTGCAGAAGAGAAGAAAGATACAATTAAAGAAGGAACAAAAGCAGCACAGGATGTGAAGGATGCTGAAGGGAAAATAACACTGGCTCAGAATAAGAAAACCGAGCTTGAGAATTCCAAGGCAGTGCTCGACAACGTAGAAGGTGTTTGGGATACTGGTCATAACAAGGCAATTGCATTTGAGTTAATAAGGATTTGGGTAAGAGAAACAGATCCTAATGCAACAGTCATGATGACTGGAACAGAACACTTTACTGATTTTAGAGGCGCAGGTTATCACTATTTTGTAGTTAATATCAATGGAGTAGATAGATACTTTGATTTTAGAACTCCTGGAGGCTCTATTTTCGGCAGTAACAAGAATGAGATTACAGTATTTGAAAAGCAAGGAAAATCAAATAAAAGAATTGATTCTTCAAAGATAAAATCCAGAAATGATTATTTAAATGACTATGATAATAAGCTTGAAGAAGCGAAAAAGGCAATTACAAATGCTGAGAACTATGCTAAGAATCTTGCAGAAGAGAAGAAAGATACAATTAAAGCAGGAACACAGGCAGCAGCTGATGTAAAGAAGGCTGAGGACGACGCTAAGAAACTCGCAGAAGAGAAGAAAGATACAATTAAAGCAGGAACACAGGCAGCAGCTGATGTAAAAAAGGCTGAGGACGACGCTAAGAAACTCGCAGAAGAGAAGAAAGATACAATTAAAGCAGGAACACAGGCGGCAGCTGATGTAAAGAAGGCTGAGGACGACGCTAAGAAACTCGCAGAAGAGAAGAAAGATACAATTAAAGCAGGAACACAGGCAGAAGCCGATGTAAAAAAGGCTCAGGATCATGCTAAGCATGTTGCTGATAAGGTGAAGAATGTAATTGATGAAGGAACTAAAGCATCAGAAAAACTTGATGTTGTTGAGAAGAACTTTAAGGATCTTTATAAGGTTCAAAGGAAAAAAGAAGCTGATCTTGAACTAGCCCAGAAATATACAAAAGAATATGAGGCAGTACTCAACTATTACAACAAGCTTGCAACAGCTGCTTCTGAAGCAAATGAGAAACTTAATAATGCATCTGATGAGCTTAAAAAAGTAAACGCTGCAATTGATAACCTTACAACTAATGATGTGACAGGAGAGCCAAATGATAAGGTTACAAAAAGGCTTAATGATCTCAAAGAACAGTATAAAGAGGCTAAGGCTGCTTTTGCTGCTGCTCAGAAAGCTCAGAAGAATGCTAATGATGAGCTTGCTAAGGCTGAAGAAAAGCTTGCTGATAAGAAAGCAGAAATTGCAGAAATCATCAGAAGAAATGCTGAAAACAGTGCTAAGTCAAATCAGTCAGATGACAATAGAAATGCTGACGCTGTATATTCAGGTGACAATGACCTTGGAAATGAAGCAGATTCAACTGTAGACGTTATTACTGCAGTAGCTACAGCAAAGACACTTACAGCTAAGGTTCCTTCATTAGCTGTTAATACACAGGCTGTACCAGCAGTTCTTGGAGCTAAGAAGTCTTCAAAAGCAGGAACAAAGATTGCAACTGTAAATGTGGTAGCTAAGGCTGATTCAAACGATACACAGGTAGCAGGATCTGATGCGACCGTAGCAGTTTCTGAAGATGCAGCAATGACTGAAGAGAACAACGCTAAGTCAGAGGAGAGCACAACATCTGAGAATAAGAATGATCTTAATGGTGGAGCAACAGAAATCGCTGAGACAGAAATGCCTCTTGCAGCAGCTCCTTCAGAAAAGAAGAGCCCTCTTCCAGCAGTTATTGTTGCAATCCTTGCAGCAGTTGGAATTTCTGTTGAGGAAGTAGTTAGAAGAAATTCTAAAAAGAATAAAGCTGATCAGAAGTCTGACAAGAAGTGA
- the rpsO gene encoding 30S ribosomal protein S15 — translation MIAKEKKTEVIEKFARKAGDTGSPEVQVAILTERIKELNAHLDKNPKDHHSRRGLLKMVGQRRSLLGYLKKKDIEAYRKLIADLGLRK, via the coding sequence ATGATCGCAAAAGAGAAAAAGACAGAAGTTATCGAGAAGTTCGCTAGAAAAGCTGGCGATACAGGATCACCAGAGGTTCAGGTTGCTATCCTCACAGAGAGAATCAAGGAGCTCAATGCTCACCTTGACAAGAACCCTAAGGATCACCACTCAAGAAGAGGTCTTCTTAAGATGGTAGGTCAGAGACGTAGCCTTCTTGGTTACCTCAAGAAGAAGGATATCGAGGCTTATCGTAAGCTTATCGCTGATCTTGGTCTTAGAAAGTAA